A region from the Silene latifolia isolate original U9 population chromosome 7, ASM4854445v1, whole genome shotgun sequence genome encodes:
- the LOC141590713 gene encoding uncharacterized protein LOC141590713 codes for MASASNTPLPAPLDFLDLFRGENYDHWCIKMKLFLRANALWEIVENGPQKQQEGVPTTEATLKKIKEDEINDAKALCFIFDTVSEIIFPKIMWASTAKEAWDLLQKEFYGDERIRALRLIALRKHFENLKMGENEDIKTYTWRVMETVNQMKIYGEDVADTRIVQKILVTLPKKFDMIVNVIEESRDLSKLTVTELVGSLHAHDQSSRLKNLLPRIHLLPMMIRN; via the coding sequence ATGGCTTCCGCATCAAACACTCCATTGCCCGCTCCTCTAGATTTTCTAGATTTATTTAGAGGAGAAAATTATGACCATTGGTGCATTAAAATGAAGCTCTTCTTAAGAGCAAATGCATTATGGGAGATAGTGGAAAATGGTCCCCAAAAACAACAAGAAGGTGTTCCAACCACCGAAGCAaccttaaagaaaataaaagaggatGAAATAAATGACGCCAAAGCCCTGTGTTTCATCTTTGATACCGTTTCGGAGATCATTTTTCCAAAAATAATGTGGGCTTCTACCGCAAAAGAAGCATGGGATTTACTCCAAAAAGAATTCTATGGTGATGAAAGGATAAGGGCATTACGTCTTATTGCCTTAAGAAAACATTTCGAAAATTTGAAAATGGGGGAGAATGAAGACATAAAAACCTACACTTGGAGAGTAATGGAGACAGTTAACCAAATGAAAATATATGGTGAAGATGTCGCCGATACGAGGATTGTGCAGAAAATTCTCGTAACTTTGCCAAAAAAGTTCGACATGATTGTCAATGTTATTGAAGAATCAAGAGATCTATCAAAGCTCACCGTGACAGAGCTAGTTGGATCTTTACACGCCCATGATCAGAGTTCAAGACTCAAGAATCTTCTTCCGAGGATACATCTTCTTCCCATGATGATCAGAAATTGA
- the LOC141590714 gene encoding uncharacterized protein LOC141590714 translates to MMFSDVFFYDCIGDDFKIFSSVHHSSAPNQNDFEFYLYSLKGNSWLKIGSPPQGVHVDPSRTHIANNSLYWVTLKDNGLQTKVIMRYDLWSQRYEEMSIPKQINPAHILSVRVLKGRPHVLIHGSIFDIWMISEDNCWTSVFRWSTEKYRWNYEYDSPYWRDYISPLDYAYSRDGRKILIGPLSNRAHLVCCDLESQTTSVFHPLGLPDDVTLFGMSWVESLFPLA, encoded by the coding sequence ATGATGTTTAGTGACGTGTTTTTCTATGATTGTATTGGTGACGATTTTAAGATATTCAGTTCTGTCCACCACAGTTCGGCTCCAAATCAAAATGATTTCGAGTTTTATCTGTATAGTTTGAAAGGTAATTCATGGTTGAAGATCGGGAGTCCACCTCAGGGTGTTCATGTTGATCCATCTCGTACTCATATTGCTAACAACTCTTTGTATTGGGTCACATTAAAGGATAATGGCTTACAAACCAAAGTGATTATGCGTTATGATCTTTGGAGTCAGAGGTACGAAGAGATGTCGATACCTAAGCAAATTAATCCCGCTCATATACTATCAGTGCGGGTTCTAAAGGGGCGACCCCATGTACTAATCCACGGATCAATTTTTGATATATGGATGATATCGGAAGACAATTGTTGGACTTCAGTGTTTCGCTGGTCAACAGAGAAATATCGCTGGAATTATGAGTATGACTCGCCTTATTGGCGGGATTATATTAGCCCTTTGGATTATGCTTACTCAAGAGACGGACGCAAAATCCTCATAGGGCCTCTGAGCAACCGTGCACACTTGGTTTGCTGTGATCTCGAGTCTCAAACCACCAGCGTGTTTCACCCTCTTGGATTGCCGGATGATGTTACCTTATTTGGAATGTCATGGGTAGAATCGCTTTTTCCACTTGCATAG
- the LOC141590715 gene encoding F-box protein CPR1-like: protein MSLPEDLIVEILSWVPVTTLLRFKSASKSFLNLIICPGFVKLHLRRSLIRNASVTLLRWRGVFLASFDSDHPQRPVVQLDVHPDVIKFFEPFRFEDNPKLYYPMITGICNGVVCFGKAKEFVLYNPATRDYRQIPRLKMRENPTMMFSDVFFYDCIGDDFKIFSFVNNSTAPNQNEFEFYMYSLKDNSWLKIESPPQGLRVDPSRTHIANNSLYWVTLKKHVLVTKVILRFDLSSHRYEEMSTPKQINPAHILTVRVLKGRPHVLVLGSVFDIWMITEDNCWTPVFRCLTKQYRWHHEHDSPYWRDYISPLDYAYSRDGRKILIGPLIKFRHFICCDLVSQTISEVQPLGLPEDASLFARSWAESLVPLAL, encoded by the coding sequence ATGTCTCTCCCAGAGGATCTTATCGTGGAGATCCTTTCATGGGTGCCGGTTACGACTCTTCTACGGTTTAAGTCCGCTTCTAAGTCATTCCTCAACCTAATTATCTGTCCCGGGTTTGTCAAACTCCATTTACGCCGATCCCTTATCCGAAACGCTAGTGTAACTCTCCTCCGTTGGCGTGGGGTGTTCCTCGCATCTTTTGATTCCGACCACCCTCAACGTCCTGTTGTTCAGCTTGATGTACATCCCGACGTCATAAAGTTTTTTGAGCCGTTTCGGTTTGAGGACAATCCCAAATTGTACTATCCTATGATTACAGGTATATGCAATGGAGTGGTATGTTTTGGGAAAGCAAAGGAGTTTGTCCTTTACAACCCGGCCACTCGGGATTATAGACAAATTCCGAGACTGAAGATGAGAGAAAATCCCACAATGATGTTCAGTGACGTGTTTTTCTATGATTGCATTGGTGACGATTTTAAGATTTTCAGTTTTGTCAACAACAGTACTGCTCCAAATCAAAATGAATTTGAGTTTTATATGTACAGTTTGAAAGATAATTCATGGTTGAAGATCGAGAGTCCGCCTCAGGGTCTTCGTGTTGATCCATCTCGTACTCATATTGCTAACAACTCTCTGTATTGGGTCACTTTAAAAAAACATGTTTTAGTAACAAAAGTGATTTTGCGTTTTGATCTTTCGAGTCACAGGTATGAAGAGATGTCGACACCTAAGCAAATTAATCCAGCTCATATATTAACAGTCAGAGTTCTAAAGGGGCGTCCCCATGTACTAGTCCTCGGATCCGTTTTTGATATATGGATGATAACGGAAGACAATTGTTGGACTCCAGTGTTTCGTTGTTTAACAAAGCAATATCGCTGGCATCATGAGCATGACTCGCCTTACTGGCGGGATTATATTAGCCCTTTGGATTATGCTTACTCAAGAGACGGACGCAAAATCCTCATAGGGCCTCTGATAAAGTTTAGACACTTCATTTGCTGTGATCTCGTGTCTCAAACCATCAGTGAGGTTCAACCCCTTGGTTTGCCGGAAGATGCCAGCTTATTTGCAAGGTCATGGGCAGAATCGCTTGTTCCACTTGCATTGTAA
- the LOC141590716 gene encoding F-box protein CPR1-like produces the protein MEILSWLPVKTLPNDIIMEILSRLPVKTLLRFKSGSKSLFNLIISPEFVKLHLRRSLVQNSSVTLLHWGKAFFAYFDFDHPQRPVVPLDVHPDVIKLLELFRFENNPKLYYPMITGICNGVVCFWKAKEFVLYNPATRAYKQIPRLRMRELCRSIMPDNELYRSIEFQDVFVYDYNADDFKIFSSVHHITTPNQNDFEFYLYSLKDNSWLKIESPPQGLRFHPSHTHVANNSLYWLTLKDGLQPKAIMRFDLSSHRYEEMSIPKQINPAHILSVRVLKGRPHVLILGSPFDIWMITEDNCWTLVFRCSTKQCSWKYAYDSPLWRNHISPTGYAYSIDGRKILVGPLKTPKSSFICCDLESQTPSMVQPLGLPEDATPFALSWAESIVPLA, from the coding sequence ATGGAGATATTATCATGGCTGCCGGTTAAGACTCTTCCAAATGACATTATCATGGAGATCTTATCACGGCTGCCTGTTAAGACTCTTTTACGCTTTAAATCCGGTTCCAAGTCATTGTTCAACCTGATTATAAGCCCAGAGTTTGTCAAACTCCATCTACGTCGATCCCTCGTCCAAAACTCTAGCGTAACTCTCCTTCATTGGGGTAAGGCCTTCTTCGCTTATTTTGATTTCGACCATCCTCAACGTCCCGTTGTTCCACTTGATGTACATCCCGACGTCATAAAGCTCCTTGAGCTGTTTCGCTTTGAGAACAATCCCAAATTGTACTATCCTATGATTACAGGCATATGCAATGGAGTGGTATGTTTTTGGAAAGCAAAGGAGTTTGTCCTTTACAACCCGGCCACTCGGGCTTACAAACAAATACCGAGACTGAGGATGAGAGAATTGTGCCGCTCAATAATGCCCGATAACGAGTTGTATCGCTCAATAGAGTTCCAAGATGTGTTTGTCTATGATTACAATGCTGACGATTTTAAGATTTTCAGTTCTGTCCACCACATTACGACTCCAAATCAAAATGATTTCGAGTTTTATCTGTACAGTTTGAAAGATAATTCATGGTTGAAGATCGAGAGTCCGCCTCAGGGTCTTCGCTTTCATCCATCTCATACTCATGTTGCTAACAACTCTTTGTATTGGCTCACTTTAAAGGATGGCTTACAACCTAAAGCGATTATGCGTTTTGATCTTTCGAGTCACAGGTATGAAGAGATGTCGATACCTAAGCAAATTAATCCCGCTCATATACTATCAGTGCGGGTTCTAAAGGGGCGACCCCATGTACTGATCCTCGGATCCCCTTTTGATATATGGATGATAACAGAAGACAATTGTTGGACTTTAGTGTTTCGCTGCTCAACAAAGCAATGTAGCTGGAAGTATGCGTATGACTCGCCTTTGTGGCGAAATCATATTAGCCCTACGGGTTATGCTTACTCAATCGACGGACGCAAAATCCTCGTAGGGCCTCTGAAAACACCTAAAAGCTCCTTCATTTGCTGTGATCTCGAGTCTCAAACCCCCAGCATGGTTCAACCTCTTGGTTTGCCAGAAGATGCTACACCATTTGCATTGtcatgggcagaatcaattgTTCCACTTGCATAA
- the LOC141590717 gene encoding F-box protein At4g22390-like, which yields MPQTWNSSLPEDLIMEILSWLPVKTLLRFKSASKSLLNLIISPEFVKLHLRRSLIRNSSVTLLHWDPFMAFLAYFDFDHPQRPVVQFDVHPDVIKLLEPYRFENSLTFYLPMIRGICNGVVCFGKANEFVLYNPATQDYRQIPRLKRENRKIMFSDVFVYDCNADDFMIFSSVNHSTTPNQNDFEFYLYSLKDNSWLKIESPPQGLRVDPSRTHIVNNSLYWVTLKDGLQTKTIMRFDLSSHRYEEMSTPKQINPAHILSVRVLKGRPHVLILGSHFDIWMIKEDNFWTPVFRCLTKQCPWMYEYDSPFWRNHISGFGYGYSRDGRKILIGPMENPQRFICCDLVSQTTSDVQLLGLPEDASAFAWSWVESLVPLA from the coding sequence ATGCCGCAAACATGGAATAGCTCTCTTCCAGAGGATCTTATAATGGAGATCCTTTCATGGCTGCCGGTTAAGACTCTTCTACGCTTCAAGTCCGCTTCTAAGTCATTACTCAACCTAATTATCAGTCCAGAGTTTGTCAAACTCCATCTACGACGATCCCTTATCCGAAACTCTAGCGTAACTCTCCTCCATTGGGATCCTTTCATGGCGTTCCTTGCGTATTTTGATTTTGACCACCCTCAACGTCCCGTTGTTCAATTTGATGTACATCCCGACGTCATAAAGCTCCTTGAGCCGTATCGCTTTGAGAACAGTCTCACGTTTTACCTTCCTATGATAAGAGGTATATGCAATGGAGTGGTCTGTTTTGGGAAAGCAAACGAGTTTGTCCtttacaacccggccacccaggATTATAGACAAATTCCGAGACTGAAGAGAGAAAATCGCAAAATAATGTTCAGTGACGTGTTTGTCTACGATTGCAATGCTGACGATTTTATGATTTTCAGTTCTGTCAACCACAGTACTACTCCAAATCAAAATGATTTCGAGTTTTATCTGTATAGTTTGAAAGATAATTCATGGTTGAAGATCGAGAGTCCGCCTCAGGGTCTTCGTGTTGATCCATCTCGTACTCATATTGTTAACAACTCTTTGTATTGGGTCACTTTAAAGGATGGCTTACAAACCAAAACGATTATGCGTTTTGATCTTTCGAGTCACAGGTATGAAGAGATGTCGACACCTAAGCAAATTAATCCCGCTCATATATTATCAGTCAGGGTTCTAAAGGGGCGTCCCCATGTACTGATCCTCGGATCCCATTTTGATATATGGATGATAAAGGAAGACAATTTTTGGACTCCAGTGTTTCGCTGCTTAACAAAGCAATGTCCCTGGATGTATGAGTATGACTCGCCTTTCTGGCGAAATCATATTAGCGGTTTCGGCTATGGTTACTCAAGGGACGGACGCAAAATCCTTATAGGGCCTATGGAAAATCCTCAACGTTTCATTTGCTGTGATCTCGTGTCTCAAACCACCAGCGACGTTCAACTTCTTGGTTTGCCGGAAGATGCTAGCGCATTTGCATGGTCATGGGTAGAATCGCTTGTTCCACTAGCATAG
- the LOC141590718 gene encoding F-box protein CPR1-like: MEILSWLPVKTLPNDIIMEILSRLPVKTLLRFKSASKSLFNLIISPEFVKLHLRRSLIRNSSITLLHWGGAGLAYFDFDYPQRPVVQFDVHPDVIKLLELFRFENNPKLYYPMITGICNGVVCFWKAKEFVLYNPATRAYKQIPRLRMRELCRSIMPDNELYRSIEFQDVFVYDYNVDDFKIFSSVHHITTPNQNNFEFYLYSLKDNSWLKIESPAQGLRVDPYRTHIANNSLYWVTLKDGTQPKAIMRFDLSSHRYEEMSIPKQINPALILSVRVLKGRPHVLMVGSHYDIWMITEDNCWTPVFRYTNKYCWEYENNSPYWHKLISPTGFAYSRDGRKILIGPMKNSKRFYCCDLESHTFTKVQSLGLPEDASAFAWSWVESLVQLA; the protein is encoded by the coding sequence ATGGAGATATTATCATGGCTGCCGGTTAAGACTCTTCCAAATGACATTATCATGGAGATCTTATCACGGCTGCCTGTTAAGACTCTTTTACGCTTTAAATCCGCTTCCAAGTCATTGTTCAACCTGATTATAAGCCCAGAGTTTGTCAAACTCCATCTACGACGATCCCTTATCCGAAACTCTAGCATAACTCTCCTCCATTGGGGTGGGGCCGGCCTTGCGTATTTTGATTTCGACTACCCTCAACGTCCCGTTGTTCAGTTTGATGTACATCCCGACGTCATAAAGCTCCTTGAGCTGTTTCGCTTTGAGAACAATCCCAAATTGTACTATCCTATGATTACAGGCATATGCAATGGAGTGGTATGTTTTTGGAAAGCAAAGGAGTTTGTCCTTTACAATCCGGCCACTCGGGCTTACAAACAAATACCGAGACTGAGGATGAGAGAATTGTGTCGCTCAATAATGCCCGATAATGAGTTGTATCGCTCAATAGAGTTCCAAGACGTGTTTGTCTATGATTACAATGTTGACGATTTTAAGATTTTCAGTTCTGTCCACCATATTACGACTCCAAATCAAAATAATTTCGAGTTTTATCTGTATAGTTTGAAAGATAATTCATGGTTGAAGATCGAGAGTCCGGCTCAGGGTCTTCGTGTTGATCCATATCGTACCCATATTGCTAACAACTCTTTGTATTGGGTCACATTAAAAGATGGCACACAACCCAAAGCCATAATGCGTTTTGATCTTTCGAGTCACAGGTATGAAGAGATGTCGATACCTAAGCAAATTAATCCCGCTCTAATATTATCAGTCAGGGTTCTAAAGGGGCGTCCCCATGTATTGATGGTCGGATCCCATTATGATATATGGATGATAACGGAAGACAATTGCTGGACTCCAGTGTTTCGCTACACAAATAAATATTGCTGGGAATATGAGAATAACTCCCCCTACTGGCACAAACTTATTAGCCCTACGGGTTTTGCTTACTCAAGAGATGGACGCAAAATCCTCATAGGGCCTATGAAAAATAGTAAACGCTTCTATTGTTGTGATCTCGAGTCTCACACCTTCACCAAGGTTCAATCTCTTGGTTTGCCGGAAGATGCTAGCGCATTTGCATGGTCATGGGTAGAATCGCTTGTTCAACTAGCATAG